One genomic window of Bacillota bacterium includes the following:
- a CDS encoding glycosyltransferase: MICAIPGEMARLVEENKAGVAVEAENPRALAAAVEQILAMSEEERAAMGRRGRALVEREFSREKLAERLLETLR, encoded by the coding sequence GTGATCTGCGCAATTCCCGGTGAGATGGCGCGGCTCGTGGAGGAAAACAAGGCAGGAGTGGCCGTCGAGGCGGAGAACCCCAGGGCTCTTGCGGCGGCAGTCGAACAGATCCTGGCCATGAGCGAGGAGGAAAGAGCGGCGATGGGGAGAAGAGGAAGGGCCCTCGTCGAACGCGAATTTTCCAGGGAGAAGTTAGCAGAGCGCCTGCTTGAAACCTTACGGTGA